In Capra hircus breed San Clemente chromosome 5, ASM170441v1, whole genome shotgun sequence, the DNA window tcttgatgaaagtgtaagaggagagtgaacaagttggcttagagctcaacattcataaaactaagatcacggcatctggttccatcacttcatggcaaatagatggggaaacaatggaaacagtcacagactttattttggaggggcttcaaaattactgcagatggtgactgcagccatgaaattaaaagatgcctgctccttggaagaaaagttatgaccaacctagatagcatattcaaaagcagagatgttactttgccaacaaaggttcatctagtcaaagctatgattctttcagtagtcatgcatggatgtgagagatggactataaagaaaactgagcactgaagaatttatggtcttgaactgtggcgttggagaagaccctcgaaagtcccctggactgcaaggagatccaaccagtccatcctaaaggaaatcagtcctgaatattcactggaaggactgatgctaaagctgaagttccaatactttggccacctgattcaaagaactgactcactggaaaagaccctgatgctgggaaagattgacggtggaaggagaaggggatgacagaggatgagctggttagatggcatcaccaactcaatagacataagtttgagtaaactccaggagttggtgatggacagagaagcctggggtgctgcagtccatgggttcgcaaagagttggacacaactgagtgactgaactgaactgagataaacTGTGGTACAGCCACATGATGAAAATTTTCCATGATAAAACGAAAGGAGCTATCAAGCCACAAAAAGATGTGGAAGAATCTTAAATACatattgttaagtgaaataagcctgtCTAAAATGCCACATAAtgcatgattccaactatatgacaatcTAAATAAGGCAAAACTGCAGAAACATAAAAAGGTCAGTGGTGGCCAAGGGTCATGCAaaagtggaaaaggaaagaataggTGGGGCACAGGGGATTTtactgcctatttaacttatatgcagagtacatcatgagaaacgctgggctgaaagaagcacaagctggaatcaagattgccaggagaaatatcaatcacctcagatatgcacatgacaccacccttatggcagaaagtgaagaggaactaaacagcctcttgatgaaagtggaagtagagagtgaaaaatttggcttaaagctcaacactcagaaaactaagatcatggcatctggtcccatcacttcatgggaaatagatggggaaacaatggaaacagtgtcagactttattttggggggctccaaaatccctgcagatggtgactgcagccatgaaattaaaagacgtttactccttggaaggaaagttatgaccaacctagatagcatattcaaaagcagagacattactttgccaacaaagttccatctagtcaaggctatggtttttcctgtggtcgtgtatggatgtgagagttggactgtgaagaaagctgagcgccgaagaattgacgtttttgagctgtggtgttggagaaggctcttgagagtcccttggactgcaaggtgaaccaaccagtccattctgaaggacatcagtctgggtgttctttggaaggactgatgttaaagctgaaactccaatactttggccacctcatgcgaagagttgactctttggaaaagactctgatgctgggagggattgggggcaggaggagaaggtaacgacagaggatgagatggctggatgtcatcactgactcgatggacgtgaatctgagtgaactcgggagttggtgatcgacagggaggcctggcgtgctgtgattcatgtggtggcaaagagtcggacacgactgagcaactgaactgaactgaactgaatggttaatACAATACATTCCCAGCTACATATGGAAGACAAAAACACATGACCACAAAAGTCATataaatgaatgtttatagcagctttattcataatatctAAAACCTAGAAAGGATCAAttatctttaaaagaagaaaggataACATCATGATAtattatatacaatggaatatgactcaacAGTAAAATTGAATGTAGaactgaaaaaatacaaaacatggaTGAATATCACGAACACTGAGCAAAGGGAGGTAGAAACAAAACAGCATACTTTATTATTGCTCCTTTATGAAATTTTAGAGCTGGCAAAACAAAtatgtgtgaaaatgaaagtggtagtcactcagttgtgtctgactctttgtcaacCCATGTCTGCAAtgtcagagacccaggttcgatccttgagtcaggaagatcccctggagaagggaatgactacccactccagtattcttgcctggagaatttcatggacagaggagcctggatctCTCTCAtcgcaaattctttaccaaatgatCCACCGTTGATAGAAATCAGATCACTGTTTTTCTGGCATAGAAATATGCCAGGAAATATTCCACAATGATGGAAAGGTTCTTTATATTAATTGACATGGTGGCTACAGGTTTGCACACCTTTGTCAAAATTATTCTACTGTACTCTGAAAATGTTAGCTttttactatatataaattaaacattGATGATTTCTATATTGGTAAAGACAGATTGATTAATTGATGTTGCAGTCTTAAGATTACCTAAGCAAAATTAACACTTAACAGACCATAAAGGGTCATCAAGTATCAGCAGATTTCCACCTTCAGAGAAGATATCCAGGTTGATAATTTTAATTCCAAAGGACAAAAGTATTTTTCCCAGTACTGGACATTTCAAAGTTTCTGCATCCTCTTCCATTTATAAGTGACAAAAAAGCTTAAAGTGTTACTAGACttttttttgtttatatgttgtttttaaagcaactagaaagatGAATATAGAGGCTAAAATTCTAAGACATATTTCACTTACAGACTTAAATATATCTACCAGATAAACCAACACATAAACACAGTGTTCAAATAGTTCTGGATGTAGtctatctcttttttaaattagtgtttatTGGAGTAGCTGATTTagaacattgtgttaatttctggtacacagcaaagtgaatcagttatatatatacacatatccactcttttttggattattttcccatatagatcattacagggtattgagtagagttccttgtatTATATGCTAGgtccttattatctattttatatttagtagtatgcatatgtcaatcccaatctcccaattcatcccaccctcattTTCCCTCTAAATGTCTAtacttttgttttctacatctgtgactgtatttctttcataaacaagttcatttgtaaccTATCTTTTTTTAACCTCAGAAAATATTTACCTAAATTTCAATCAAGaattttaaggacttccctggtggtgcagtggataagaatccttctgccaatgcagggaacacgggtttgatccctggtctgggaagatcccacatgccacagggaaaataatcccatgcaccacaacttctgagcccacatgctgcaactactgaagcccgagcaccctAGAACTCaggctttgcaacaagagaaagcaccacaatgagaagcctgtgcgcaaCAACACAGAGTAGCCTCTGCTGGTCTCAGCGAGAGAAtgcccacgcactgcaacaaagactcggtgcagccaaagatacataaataacttttttaaaaaagaatttttagatTGATTTTCTAGAATAGTGATCTCAGAGCAATTTTTATTACACATTCTTCACAAAATTTAGTATATAAACACTTCATattgaacatttatttatataagaattacaTACCTatgatatcatacaatatgcCTACTATATAAGAATAAGggtttaaaatgatataaaaaataaacattttaattttgcattttattcacTAATAGTAAAATTAATTTACTCTCACTTTTCAATTACTACTATTATTTTTAGAGAAAACAGTGTGCTATGATATGTTACATTATTTTGCAAATCTTAGCTCAAAACTGTTTTGAAAGTGTTTAAGTTGCATATTGCTGAAGAATAAGccaccccaaaacttagtggtttaaaacagctGTTTATTATTTTCACAATTCTGTTAATTGGTACACACCTGGATACTTCTTCATTTTAATCTCACTCTTTAGATACAAATCTTACATAAAATCATAATACACAAATAATTGCTGGTACTCaaaggaaagatgaaagaaaataggCTATGAATGACATTTATAAAAAGATGGAAAGTAAAGTTCTAGCACTGACTAATATTTTCAGCTCGAAATAATACACATGCCAAAAAGACATTTGGGAGTGGCAAATTTTGCTCCCTTTAAAtttcatgaatgaataaatgaatgaatgtgtgcACAACCTTCTGGAAAATTCTATTAAGATCCTTAAACAAGACATATGAATAACAAGAATATATTAGCTATCTCTATGATATAGGATACCGATTCAACCCCATGGTCATGGAGAGTGTTCCATTTTACAAGTAGATCTTCATCATCTTGCAAATAAACTTGTGACGCTCATTACAAGGACTATCATTCCAGCCCCATTTTTTTGAAACAGCATTTAGCATAACACAATGCTCATTAGGATTGTTGGGTTCACCTCCATGCCAGAATCTGAGCACCAGAAAGGGGGGGAAAAAGGATGAGAACGTTTCTTTAAGCAGTGCTTTGAAAAGAGACAGTAAGGGAGATGGCTAGGCATGAAAATCAAAGTCAAATATGCCCAAATCATTCTTTCCCACTTCTCATGgagtttttcttcctctgtatcTCTGATATTTCCCTTGAAAATTGTTCTTACATCACCCAGCACTGTGTCATCTTATTGCATTAAGCACCCTCCCAGCAGACATTCCAGAGGCTATCTTCTGTTTGTCTATCTTATGTCCTGTTACCAGGAAATTGTTAATCCACAGACTGTCTTAAAAGATGCAAAAGACTTCATACTGGTCTCAGGTGTCAATGTAGTATGCTTCACTTTTTTATGCACTGCTTTTGGAGTCTGATGAGCTAGCTAAAATCTCTGAATCTGCTACTATCCCTGTTACCTTGGACAAGGAATTTAATTTCAGATTCATAGGGACTAGATTAGTATCTCTGTTTGTTTCACACAGTGATATGAGGATCAAAAGTGGTAAGGTACTAAAATGTACTAAAATACTTAAGAGTTTCAAAAGAACTGCATAGATATAAGACTATCAGAATTTAACTTATTTTCTGTATGAGAGATTAAATTCTTGATAATTGGTCACGATCTTAATTGACATACATTTCTGTTATATTTAGAGGTAAAAATAGTAGCGGTTGAAAGCACAAGTTTTGATGTCAAACAGACCTGGGCTTGAGGACCATTGTAACCACTGCTAGATAACCACTGAGTTATCTAATCTCTTtaaactcagtttcttcatctctatagtgagaataataataatgtgtaCCTCATAGCATTATTTGATGAGTGAGGTAATAAGGAACATTATTTAACCTAGTGCCTAAGAATTAAAAGAATgtgagtattttcttttttcaaagtatagttgatttacaatgttgtgtaagtTTCAAGTTTATAGCATgacctattttatattttaatagctgATCAATGGAACACCCTAAAATTCCTGTAGAATGGAGAACCTGGGTTTCTTTATTGAATTCTGTACTCACGTGGCACTTTCGTTGTATGGTGTCTGATCAACCCATTGCCAGTGTCTTTCTCCCATTGGCAATGTCTTGTCTGACAGGCCCATATAATAAGCATAGCGAGTTTCCAGTTTCTGGGTGATGAAATcctaaaggaataaaagaaaggaGTTATAGCTTTTAGAACAGTCAGATTGAATTGAGTTCCATAGGCtttacagagaaaagaaaaagtaaattcatAATGAAGCACATGGGGACCCTGCAGAGGAGCCTTGGGTTTTTTCTGGCAGAGCAGAATAGAATCAAAGATATCACTTGTAAGCCTGAGGCTGgtcttagtctgttcaggctgAATTGCTTATAAGTGacagaaatttgtttctcacagttctgaaggctagaaaTCCCAGGTCAGCGTACCACATGGTAAGATAATGATTCCTGTTTTCTCACTGTGTGCATTCACGCATGTAGGAGAAGTTGCTCTGTaggatctcttttttaaaaacattaatccCATCCACAGAGGCTTCACTCTCATGACCTATGCAGCTCCCCAAATCCATACTTCCTAATACGATCATCTCTGGAGGTTAGAATTTCAATATACGGATTGGGGCAacaggacacaaacattcagaacATAGCCATGTTTGATACATATGGAGGCAATTTCTATTCAGAATCATAATGAATTCTCATCTCAGACTCACTTCCCTTCATTTCTTCTCTAAGAGAGGGTATTCTTCAAAGTTGTACTGAGAAAAATTTTGCAAATTAAACAATTTTCCTTTTAACAACGTCAGATGGTTAGCAGTCATTTCTGATCATTGATTGTGAATCTTCATGATTGAACTTCATTTCCCAGTTGGACTTAATTCCCCTTCCCTGTTATATAgttaataatttataaaacatttatgtGTTTTATATTTCAACAATGATaagtaataatatttattatttgaaataaaagaaatcatattTCAAGCTAAAATATTTTCAGCCTTCCACTTAACCCTTATGTAGTATATTTTCAATGCCACAATTTATTTGGGGCAGAGGTTAGTTTtatagaagaaggaaaaaggcaTGGAATGTAAAATCTTagccttttctatttattttcttaagcctTTAGACACAGCATCAATATTCTAAGACAATAAAAATCTCCTTCTGAACTAAGAGAGATGTTAAAAAACCAGGCAACACTCTTGACTCTATTATCAATTAGAAACTAGTAATACCTGCTCAGCTTTGGTGTTGATCACCAGCAGGTGAGCGTTCATTCTTAAGCATTCCTTCTCACTATCATTCCAAAAATTAGCTccattagaaataaaatagcaGTTAGAACTAAATGGCCCCCAACTCTTTGGGCAGCAGCTCCAGTCTTTCCCTGTATTGAGAAGAAGGCTATATTAGTGCAatataataaaagtaatttttaaagtgtataaattataaaaaattaaggACCAGAGGAGACTACATGGAAAACAGGACTCTTGTCAAGTGTCAAGGAGATCAAGTCTACCTACATCAGACAGTAAAAAGGTAGGACCCCCTTTCTTTTGCCTGCGTGGTATCCGGAAAAATCAGCTAAAACAGAAGTTTAAAGAAGATCCTCAGAACATAACACAGAAATACCCAGGTTTCAATGGAAAATTACTTATCATACCAAGAACCACAAAGTTCTCAAAAATtagctttaaaaatacatatatatatatatatatatatatatatatgccaataCCAAGATAAAAGAAATACTGAAGTTATCcagcaaagattttttaaaagccatgGAAAGATGCTTCAACAAGTAAGTACAAATGTTTGAACCATACGAAAAAATAGGAGGCCTCAGCAAAGAAATAGATAATTCAGCAAACaaattaaagatataaaagaGAATCAAGCGCAACAGTTGGAAAGCATAATAATCAAATTAAAAGCACAGTAGATGGGCTCAACAGCAGaataaagaagacagagaaatcaATGAATTAAAAGATAGAATAATGGGAATTACTCAACTGAGCAAGTTATTCTAACAAGTGAAAAACTGAACAAACTGGAAACCAGCAACTTTTCATACACAGAGCAAACCATCACTCCCAGATCTGGAGAGACACAAAGGCAATATGTAAAATCGCAGCATATTGGAGCAGAAACCTCTTTGGGAGCCAATCCCGGGGTAGAGAAACCAGAACTGTAATTGTGCAATTGCTGGAGGCACAGTATGGACAACTCTAAGAGATCAAAAGTCCAGGGTAACCCAGGCAATGCAGAGGCGCCAGCACTTCCTTGAGTTTCACATCCTGGAGTTCCACAAggttgttgttgtcattgatTGAACTGCTGTTCTACaggctcctgcagtggcaggcggacgctttaccactgagccaccagggaagccccgacacTAttgacactatgtataaaatagatacctaataagaacctactgcacagcacagaaaGCTCTACTTAATGTACTCTGGTGTTATAAATGAGAGAGAAACCCAAGAAGGTGGAGTATTTATGTATGTacggctgattcattttgctaagCAGTAGAAGCTaactaacattttaaagcaactataatgcaataaaaattagttttaaaacaaacaaacaaaaaaattacaagatGCCTGCAACTGCAATGTAATCTGTAAATGACTGTGATTTCTGTTGGTGAAACACATGCTATCATGATTTGTTGCTTCCATTCATAATTTCCAGAGAGCAGTGCCATCTACCAGGAGCTTGTTATGAACACAAACTTGAGATGGGCTGTATCTCGGATTGTATCAGGAGAGCAGCCAGATCCATCCCCTCCCCATTACCAGGCAGAATCAGTTTTTCAATTAGAAATAATTTGATAAGTGGAAAGATatctcaaatgaaaaaaaaaaagaccatgaaaCATACtaatatttcatctttaaaaaaatggataaaagtgTACCATACTAACACTAGACCACACAAAGCAGGAagtagctatatatatatatcagcagATAAATATAGTATGTATCAGTATATATACTTCAGAGCAAGGAAAGATTTCATAGTTAAGATGGAAATAGAATTAGGAGAAAGGGAATTTTTTCTTGTTCAGTTCTCCAAGAAGCcatgttattgctgttgttgttgttcagtcacgaagTCGTGGCTCTTTGCAGCagcgtggactgtagcacaccaggctcctccatccatggggttctccaggcaagaatactggcatgggtttgccatttccctcttcaggggatcttcctgaaccagggatcaagcccaaatctcttgtattggcaggcatacTCTGTACCCCTGAACTAGCAGGGAAACCCCCCAAGAAACCATAACAATCCTTAAACTGTATGTATCTAACAACAGGCCATTAAAAAGTGAAGCAAAACCATAGAACTGCTAACAGAGTTTAgatttgggattttaaaaaaaggaaattttttaagcAGAATATTTTATGTATTCTCCCAAAAATGTTTTATGTACATACAATATGATTTCTTAAAGCATATATGAATCAAATCTCTCTTGACCAAATAAGTTTTTAACTGGTATGTGAGTAAAAGAACAAGTATGCACAGAAAGTTCAGAAAGAAGCAAAGACAAGAAACCGAAAAGCAATGTAatctttttcataattaaaactaTTTCCTTGCACAAATGAATTAAAGATGtgcatattataaaaattttaggcCCTAAATATTTGTATACTCAAAACTTACAATGTTCATAAGACTCAACTTCTCAGTATAATTCACTTATTGGAAATATTGACCTAGAACACAATACTGTCAATAACTGAATCATAGGCACATTAATTTTTACCTTCTGGGGTCGAATTTTCTTTCACACATTCCAATTCTGTGTGAGTGAGTTCTCGTGTAGCCTTTTCTTCTTTATGAACATAagaacatttttgaaaataaactgaaaaagagaataaaatcatTTGTTTTCCTGGTAGCATTatagcttcattcttttttctaatagtataaacattttaattaaaggaaAGAAGTTGTCTAAATAGAGAAACAAGACTCAAATATGTGCTCAATTCTATGTTTATAAGAAATTAACTTCAAACTTAAACACCAAATGAAAGTAAAGGAGGCTAGAGTGGCTATACTGTCAGATAAAACAGATGTCTAgataaaatgcaatttttttaagatttttattttatattggtgtagagttgattaacaatgttatgctACTTTCAGAGAtacagtgactcagttatacagacacgtatctattctttttcgaattcttttctcatttagtttattacagaatattaagcagagttccctgtcctcTACAGTActgtccctgttggttatccatgttAAGTAGAGTAACTTCCCAATTGGTCCTTATTCCTCAGCAGGCCAACACACAGATCTAAATATTCATCAAGCCCCCACCTCCTTGACTCTATCTCTTCATTATCATTCAAAGgtattccccttctccttcttcactACCTTGAATCAGATTCTCACTATTTCTCAATTGGACAATGACCTGTCTTTCTGAttattctctttgctttctattCTCTCCTCATATATCCATTTTACACATCTCCACCAAAAGCGTATTCCTATAAATCAAATTTAGTTATATCACTTCCTTGCTTAAAATTCCGTAATGGTTCTCCATGACTGTGACACATTGCAAAAATGGCCCACAGTTTTCAACTCTCCCTGTACCCACAACCCTTTGCAATATAACTTCTTAGTTTTTCCAGATAACAAGTGGAGTCTATCCACCACTTGAAACTGGACTGACTCTAAGACTTCCTTCAGCCAACAAAATGTACAAAAGCAACGCTGTctgtcgttgttgtttagttgctaagtcatgtctgaccctttatgaccccatggactgcagcacaccaggctcccctgtccttcactatctcctggagtttgctcaaatttatgtccattgagtcagtgatgctatctaaccatatcatcctctgccatcttctccttttgccttcagtctttccc includes these proteins:
- the LOC102180291 gene encoding C-type lectin domain family 4 member A produces the protein MTSEVTYAEVKFNKPKSSGTKSEPPAAPKETNLHQSGHSFSKLLLTSLLILLLLLAISFLIAFLFYFQKCSYVHKEEKATRELTHTELECVKENSTPEGKDWSCCPKSWGPFSSNCYFISNGANFWNDSEKECLRMNAHLLVINTKAEQDFITQKLETRYAYYMGLSDKTLPMGERHWQWVDQTPYNESATFWHGGEPNNPNEHCVMLNAVSKKWGWNDSPCNERHKFICKMMKIYL